The Equus przewalskii isolate Varuska chromosome 5, EquPr2, whole genome shotgun sequence genome window below encodes:
- the AMIGO2 gene encoding amphoterin-induced protein 2 codes for MSLRLHTLPTLPGVVRPGCRELLCWLVITVTVSRGASGVCPTACICATDIVSCTNKNLSKVPGNLFRLIKRLDLSYNRIGLLDAEWIPVSFVKLNTLIIRHNNITSISTGTFSTTPNLKCLDLSSNKLKTVKSAVFQELKVLEVLLLFNNHISYLDPSAFGGLSQLQKLYLSGNFLTQFPMDLYVGRFKLAELMFLDVSYNRIPSLPMHHINLVSGKQLRGIYLHGNPFVCDCSLYSLLIFWYRRHFSSVMDFKNDYTCRLWSDSRHSQQVLLLQDSFLNCSDSIINGSFRALGLIHEAQVGERLVVHCDSKTSSANTDFMWVGPDNRLLEPDKEMENFHVFPNGTLVIESPRFEDAGVYSCIAMNRQRLLNETVDVTINVSNFTVNRSHAHEAFNTAFTTLAACVASIVLVLLYLYLTPCPCKCRPKRQKNMLNQSNAHSSILNPGPAGDAPADERKAGAGKRVVFLEPLKDTAAGQNGKVRLFASETVIAEGILKSTRVKSDSDSVNSVFSDTPFVAST; via the coding sequence ATGTCTTTACGTTTACACACACTGCCCACTCTGCCTGGCGTTGTCAGACCGGGCTGCAGGGAGCTGCTGTGTTGGCTGGTGATCACGGTGACTGTGAGCCGTGGCGCCTCCGGGGTGTGCCCCACCGCTTGCATCTGTGCCACTGACATTGTGAGCTGCACCAACAAAAATCTGTCCAAGGTGCCTGGGAACCTCTTCCGACTGATTAAGAGACTGGATCTGAGTTATAACAGAATCGGCCTTCTGGATGCTGAGTGGATTCCGGTATCGTTCGTAAAGCTGAACACCCTGATTATTCGTCATAACAACATCACGAGCATTTCCACGGGCACTTTTTCCACAACTCCAAATTTGAAGTGTCTTGACTTATCATCCAATAAGCTGAAGACCGTGAAAAGCGCAGTGTTCCAAGAGTTGAAGGTTCTGGAAGTGCTTCTGCTTTTCAACAATCACATTTCCTATCTCGATCCTTCTGCGTTTGGAGGGCTCTCCCAATTGCAAAAACTCTACTTAAGTGGAAACTTTCTCACGCAGTTTCCCATGGATTTGTATGTTGGAAGGTTCAAGCTGGCAGAACTGATGTTTCTAGATGTTTCTTATAACCGGATTCCATCCCTGCCAATGCATCACATCAATTTAGTGTCAGGCAAACAGCTGAGAGGCATCTACCTTCATGGAAACCCATTTGTCTGTGACTGTTCCCTTTACTCATTGCTCATCTTTTGGTACAGACGGCACTTTAGCTCAGTGATGGATTTTAAGAACGATTATACCTGTCGCCTGTGGTCTGACTCTAGGCACTCCCAGCAAGTGCTTCTGCTCCAGGATAGCTTTTTGAATTGCTCTGACAGCATCATCAATGGTTCCTTCCGTGCACTTGGCCTTATTCATGAGGCTCAAGTCGGGGAAAGGCTGGTTGTCCACTGTGACAGCAAGACCAGTAGTGCCAATACGGACTTCATGTGGGTGGGTCCAGATAACAGACTGCTGGAGccagataaagagatggaaaacttTCACGTCTTTCCCAATGGAACTCTGGTTATAGAAAGTCCTCGTTTTGAGGACGCTGGCGTGTATTCCTGTATTGCCATGAATAGGCAACGCCTGTTGAATGAAACTGTGGATGTCACAATTAACGTGAGCAATTTCACCGTGAACAGGTCCCATGCTCATGAGGCATTCAACACAGCTTTCACCACGCTTGCAGCCTGTGTGGCCAGTATCGTTTTGGTACTTTTGTACCTGTATCTGACGCCCTGTCCCTGCAAGTGTAGACCcaagagacaaaaaaatatgCTAAACCAAAGCAATGCCCACTCGTCTATTCTCAATCCCGGCCCGGCTGGCGATGCCCCGGCTGATGAACGGAAGGCAGGTGCTGGTAAAAGAGTGGTGTTTTTGGAACCGCTGAAGGATACCGCGGCGGGGCAGAATGGGAAAGTCAGGCTTTTTGCCAGTGAAACGGTTATAGCTGAGGGCATCTTAAAGTCCACAAGGGTGAAATCCGACTCAGATTCCGTCAATTCTGTGTTTTCAGACACACCCTTTGTGGCGTCCACTTAA